A window of Tautonia plasticadhaerens contains these coding sequences:
- a CDS encoding glycosyltransferase family 39 protein, producing MSRLQHGFVVVLLMVAAGALLLWKTTRTEIVFADGLRYIRQAKVIEAGELVGGLLNAIDHPAYPIAISWAHSLEGGDGPLDWQRAGQMASVMAGILLVIPLYLVALELVGPRAAWMAVALSYIAPVVSNVTADVLSEGLFLLFWSWGVWAALRFLKDGRFAWLTPMIAATGLAYFTRPEGLLLPAAVVATLLLMPLLPSTRMRWPRWWAAVGLLVIGPAVIVGPYMIHKGSVGTKPAIARLLGTAPPSGNEAVERNRPLDPGQSAVRTYAVAAKVVFESIRDAVTVPVLLIVPVGMLAARRAGPSSRQWLFLGVVLCSAFVGLVRLHATGGYCSPRHAMVPALLLIPFAALGIDHLLKSVTLPGRLLGTPGEAIRPGPIFWLLALGALAMPTLPRHATPLNSSFVAYREAAEWLRENAGAGEKVVDLTGWSQFYGEFEGYTFADVIYAGADQEARWVVAREAHVYGEWDYCEILRSLIGPLRPEVVVPEGADPDEARVYVFDRKVPGDLVLMGTPSGTVLR from the coding sequence ATGAGCCGCCTGCAACACGGATTCGTCGTCGTCCTGCTGATGGTCGCCGCGGGGGCCCTCCTGCTCTGGAAGACGACGAGGACGGAGATCGTCTTCGCCGACGGCCTGCGCTACATCCGGCAGGCGAAGGTGATCGAGGCCGGCGAGCTCGTCGGCGGCCTGCTCAACGCGATCGACCACCCGGCGTATCCGATCGCCATCTCGTGGGCCCACAGCCTGGAGGGCGGGGACGGCCCGCTCGACTGGCAGCGTGCGGGGCAGATGGCCTCGGTCATGGCGGGCATCCTGCTGGTGATCCCGCTCTACCTAGTCGCGCTGGAACTGGTCGGCCCGAGGGCGGCGTGGATGGCGGTGGCCCTGTCGTACATCGCCCCGGTGGTGTCGAACGTCACGGCTGACGTGCTGAGCGAAGGGCTGTTCCTGCTGTTTTGGAGCTGGGGCGTCTGGGCGGCGTTGCGATTCCTGAAGGACGGGCGGTTCGCCTGGCTGACGCCGATGATCGCCGCGACCGGCCTGGCGTACTTCACCAGGCCCGAGGGGCTCCTGCTGCCGGCGGCGGTGGTGGCGACCCTGCTGCTGATGCCGCTGCTGCCCTCGACCCGGATGCGGTGGCCGAGGTGGTGGGCGGCGGTCGGCCTCCTGGTCATCGGGCCGGCGGTGATCGTCGGGCCGTACATGATTCACAAGGGGAGCGTGGGCACGAAGCCGGCCATCGCCAGGCTGCTGGGCACGGCCCCGCCCTCGGGCAACGAGGCGGTGGAGCGGAATCGGCCGCTCGACCCGGGCCAATCGGCCGTCCGGACGTACGCGGTCGCGGCGAAGGTCGTGTTCGAGTCGATCCGGGACGCCGTGACGGTGCCCGTGCTGCTGATCGTGCCCGTCGGGATGCTCGCGGCACGGCGGGCCGGCCCCTCGTCCCGGCAATGGCTGTTCCTGGGGGTGGTGCTCTGCTCCGCGTTCGTCGGGCTGGTGCGGCTGCACGCGACGGGGGGTTATTGCTCGCCGAGGCACGCGATGGTGCCCGCACTGCTGCTCATCCCCTTCGCGGCGCTGGGGATCGATCACCTGTTGAAGTCGGTCACGCTGCCGGGTCGCCTGCTCGGCACCCCCGGGGAGGCGATCCGCCCGGGGCCGATCTTCTGGCTCCTGGCGCTCGGGGCCCTGGCGATGCCCACCCTTCCCCGCCACGCCACCCCGCTCAATTCCTCATTCGTCGCCTACCGGGAGGCGGCCGAATGGCTCCGGGAGAACGCCGGGGCGGGCGAGAAGGTCGTCGACCTGACCGGCTGGTCCCAGTTCTACGGGGAATTCGAGGGGTATACGTTCGCCGATGTCATCTATGCCGGTGCCGACCAGGAGGCCCGTTGGGTCGTGGCCCGGGAGGCCCACGTCTACGGCGAGTGGGACTACTGCGAGATCCTCCGTTCCCTGATCGGCCCGCTCCGCCCCGAGGTCGTCGTCCCCGAGGGGGCCGACCCGGATGAGGCGAGGGTCTACGTCTTCGACCGCAAGGTCCCCGGCGACCTCGTCCTGATGGGGACGCCGTCCGGGACCGTCCTGCGCTGA
- a CDS encoding sugar transferase encodes MHDAPTLRASAVGSPETGRVLIVGARRGLSRLAAVLDQRPWSGLRIVGFVDRSGRGRQLAIHPGSEPIPVLGRLERLSEVIRRSRPTHVIVANSEGHPRYSEAELLALSDPDLRVHWMAGESESAPQAPPTADVPHLRFRPVRPPGRRVHAGRAAKRAVDVVLSSVILLLLSPVFAAVGLLIYATSGRPIFYLQDRVGQNGTIFKIIKFRSMKPNAESVTGPIWAANHDDRCTPIGDWLRHTCLDELPQIFNILKGEMSLVGPRPERPIFVERFAGEVAEYPLRHVVPVGLTGWAQVHGWRGRTSIRKRLQYDLDYVRRWSFWLDIQILFMTALHVAFGKVDWGVPRNRRVEREPTDALGRDTHS; translated from the coding sequence GTGCATGATGCGCCCACCCTCCGGGCCTCGGCCGTCGGCTCGCCCGAGACCGGTCGCGTCCTCATCGTCGGCGCCCGACGCGGCCTGAGTCGCCTGGCGGCGGTGCTCGACCAACGCCCCTGGTCCGGGCTCCGGATCGTCGGCTTCGTCGACCGGTCGGGGCGGGGCAGGCAGCTGGCGATCCACCCCGGCTCCGAGCCGATCCCGGTGCTCGGCCGCCTGGAACGGCTCTCGGAAGTCATCCGACGCTCGAGGCCGACTCACGTCATCGTGGCCAATTCGGAAGGGCATCCCCGGTATTCCGAGGCCGAGCTGCTGGCGTTGAGCGACCCCGACCTGCGCGTCCACTGGATGGCGGGGGAGTCGGAGTCCGCTCCCCAGGCGCCCCCGACGGCCGACGTGCCGCACCTCCGGTTCCGCCCGGTGCGGCCCCCCGGGCGCAGGGTCCACGCGGGTCGCGCCGCCAAGCGGGCGGTCGACGTGGTGCTCTCGTCGGTCATCTTGCTGCTGCTCTCGCCGGTGTTCGCGGCGGTCGGCCTGCTGATCTACGCCACGTCGGGCCGGCCGATCTTCTACCTGCAGGACCGGGTCGGCCAGAACGGCACGATCTTCAAGATCATCAAGTTCCGGAGCATGAAGCCCAACGCCGAGAGCGTCACCGGGCCGATCTGGGCCGCGAACCACGACGACCGCTGCACGCCGATCGGCGACTGGCTCCGGCACACCTGCCTCGACGAACTCCCCCAGATCTTCAACATCCTCAAGGGGGAGATGAGCCTCGTCGGCCCCCGCCCCGAGCGGCCGATCTTCGTCGAGCGGTTCGCCGGGGAGGTCGCCGAATACCCGCTCCGCCACGTCGTCCCCGTCGGACTGACCGGCTGGGCCCAGGTCCACGGCTGGCGAGGGCGGACCTCGATCCGGAAGCGGCTCCAGTACGACCTGGACTACGTCCGACGCTGGTCCTTCTGGCTCGACATCCAGATCCTGTTCATGACCGCCCTGCACGTCGCCTTCGGCAAGGTGGACTGGGGAGTGCCCCGGAATCGGAGGGTCGAACGTGAGCCGACCGACGCTCTCGGTCGTGATACCCACTCATGA
- a CDS encoding glycosyltransferase family 2 protein, which yields MDAALPDARPRSTPPALAIVIVNFDSWADTDRLVGSLAGELESLDGRCEVVVVDNASADPPPAGLESRPGIRVVLRPDNGGFAAGVNTGWRSTPARWLLLLNPDVVAGPGLIGRVLGRIEALEAGPGVGPVPGVVGFGLRNEDGSRQHSVGAFPTLLGCVRESFRPRSRRKYWPLSRTGPGPVPWVTGACMLVRSAVLEQLGGMDEEFFLYHEEVALCRSARDAGWGISLDVGVEVAHLRPLQSREVSPRLRVVTRHSKLLYFLKHRPRWEFEVLARVVSAEAWIRGLSAGIGGRAAEAGAWAAVGRIAREMGPGRGPRGVRVREIADRAVSGGGVAPGRGPYSGRREVRAEGRSIPLDVSGRSR from the coding sequence ATGGACGCCGCACTCCCCGACGCCCGGCCCCGCTCGACTCCCCCGGCCCTGGCGATCGTCATCGTCAACTTCGACTCCTGGGCCGACACCGATCGGCTGGTCGGCTCGCTCGCCGGGGAGCTGGAGTCGCTCGACGGCCGCTGCGAGGTGGTCGTGGTCGACAACGCTTCGGCCGACCCGCCCCCCGCCGGGCTCGAATCCCGGCCCGGGATCCGGGTCGTCCTCCGCCCTGACAATGGCGGTTTCGCCGCAGGAGTCAATACGGGTTGGCGATCGACCCCGGCCCGATGGCTCCTGCTGCTCAACCCCGACGTGGTCGCCGGCCCCGGCCTGATCGGCCGCGTCCTGGGCCGGATCGAGGCGCTGGAGGCGGGCCCCGGCGTCGGGCCGGTTCCCGGGGTCGTCGGGTTCGGCCTCCGGAACGAGGACGGCAGCCGGCAGCACTCGGTCGGCGCCTTCCCGACGCTGCTCGGCTGCGTCCGGGAGTCGTTCCGGCCCCGCTCCCGCCGCAAGTACTGGCCGCTCTCCCGGACGGGTCCGGGGCCGGTCCCCTGGGTGACGGGGGCGTGCATGCTGGTCCGGTCGGCGGTGCTGGAGCAGCTCGGCGGCATGGACGAGGAGTTCTTCCTCTATCACGAGGAAGTCGCGCTCTGCCGCTCGGCCCGGGATGCGGGCTGGGGGATCTCCCTGGACGTCGGGGTGGAGGTCGCCCACCTCCGCCCGCTCCAGTCGAGGGAGGTGAGCCCCCGGCTTCGGGTGGTCACGAGGCACAGCAAGCTGCTCTATTTCCTCAAGCATCGGCCCCGATGGGAGTTCGAGGTGCTGGCCCGAGTGGTGTCGGCGGAGGCATGGATCCGGGGCCTCTCGGCCGGGATCGGCGGTCGGGCGGCCGAGGCGGGGGCGTGGGCGGCCGTGGGCCGGATCGCCCGGGAGATGGGGCCTGGCCGGGGGCCGAGGGGGGTGCGGGTGCGGGAGATCGCGGATCGGGCCGTCTCCGGCGGCGGGGTCGCGCCCGGTCGGGGGCCGTACTCGGGTCGGCGCGAGGTGAGGGCCGAGGGCCGGTCGATTCCCCTCGACGTTTCGGGGCGATCGCGGTAG
- the rsfS gene encoding ribosome silencing factor — translation MPFLPRRARFHDVQDESVPEAVTRSSPERQAKALELARFAARIAEENRARDIELLDLRQSTPLFDYFVVITAPSRRQANAIISEIDHEMKQRQEQKLGIEGSEEGRWTLIDYGDFVVHVFSDEARDFYAIEDIWGDATRLDWRAETAPDSIPAPDPAPAPDSPPQGD, via the coding sequence ATGCCCTTCCTGCCCCGTCGCGCCCGATTCCACGACGTGCAGGACGAGTCCGTCCCCGAGGCCGTCACCCGCTCCTCCCCCGAGCGACAGGCGAAGGCGCTGGAACTGGCCCGCTTCGCCGCCCGGATCGCGGAGGAGAACCGCGCCCGGGACATCGAATTGCTGGATCTCCGCCAGTCGACCCCCCTATTCGACTACTTCGTGGTGATTACCGCCCCGTCCCGACGCCAGGCGAACGCGATCATCTCCGAGATCGACCACGAGATGAAGCAGCGGCAGGAGCAGAAGCTCGGCATCGAGGGGTCCGAAGAAGGGCGCTGGACCCTGATCGACTACGGCGACTTCGTCGTCCACGTCTTCTCCGACGAGGCCCGGGACTTCTACGCGATCGAGGACATCTGGGGAGACGCCACCCGTCTCGATTGGCGGGCGGAGACCGCCCCGGATTCGATTCCCGCTCCCGATCCCGCCCCCGCTCCCGACTCCCCGCCGCAGGGCGACTGA
- a CDS encoding glycosyltransferase family 4 protein — MRIAWYTHRYFPCIGGAETYGRAMVRRLVAGGHEVEVLTSDAKDLWYFNDPRRARLDEPAESRVDGALVRRFPVRHLPFQRYAGKLLGYVPHWPTQCRYSSYMPIIPELERARGRTDAVFAVGFPFTNFSYAAWKRAKGSGAPLILTPFLHLATPGDPVNRHYTRPHQVRLLKEADAVVVVTGLEADAVASWGIPRARIVQAGMGFERGEVCGGLGARFREANRISPDRPLIGHLATLDPNKGTNDLVRSVLALNESRPADDPIYLALAGVSSPHFERFAEGLPASTRRWLIRTGPLSAEEKADFFDAIDVFAMPSRTDSFGIVFLEAWANAKPVVAAAAGGVVEVVEHDKTGFLVPFGDVEKLATAIDWLINEPETARRLGEAGRDRVARGASWDDCFETIRDRLGALTGANRRVDSASSGSPGPRAGSATSPRPAA; from the coding sequence ATGCGGATCGCCTGGTATACCCATCGTTATTTCCCCTGCATCGGCGGGGCGGAGACCTACGGGCGGGCCATGGTCCGCCGGCTCGTGGCGGGCGGCCACGAGGTCGAGGTGCTCACCAGCGACGCGAAGGATCTCTGGTACTTCAACGACCCCCGGCGGGCCCGGCTCGACGAGCCGGCCGAGTCCCGGGTCGACGGGGCCCTGGTGCGGCGATTCCCGGTGCGGCACCTCCCCTTCCAGCGTTACGCGGGGAAGCTGCTCGGCTACGTCCCGCACTGGCCGACGCAATGCCGGTACTCCTCGTACATGCCGATCATCCCCGAGCTGGAGCGAGCCAGGGGCCGCACCGATGCGGTCTTCGCCGTCGGCTTCCCGTTCACGAATTTCTCGTACGCCGCCTGGAAGCGGGCAAAGGGCAGCGGGGCGCCGCTGATCCTGACCCCCTTCCTGCACCTGGCGACTCCCGGGGACCCGGTGAACCGCCACTACACCAGGCCGCACCAGGTCCGATTGCTCAAGGAAGCCGATGCGGTGGTCGTCGTCACGGGCCTGGAGGCCGACGCGGTGGCCTCCTGGGGGATCCCCCGAGCTCGGATCGTGCAGGCGGGGATGGGATTCGAGCGGGGGGAGGTCTGCGGGGGCCTGGGGGCCCGGTTCCGCGAGGCCAACCGGATCTCGCCGGATCGGCCGCTGATCGGGCACCTCGCCACGCTCGACCCGAACAAGGGGACCAACGACCTGGTGCGATCGGTCCTGGCCTTGAACGAGTCGAGGCCGGCCGACGACCCGATCTACCTCGCATTGGCGGGGGTCAGCTCCCCGCACTTCGAGCGGTTCGCCGAGGGCCTGCCGGCGTCGACCCGGCGCTGGCTCATCCGGACCGGCCCGCTCTCGGCCGAGGAGAAGGCGGACTTCTTCGACGCGATCGACGTCTTCGCCATGCCCTCCCGGACCGACTCGTTCGGGATCGTCTTCCTCGAGGCCTGGGCGAACGCCAAGCCCGTGGTCGCCGCGGCGGCCGGGGGCGTGGTCGAGGTCGTCGAGCATGACAAAACGGGTTTCCTCGTCCCCTTCGGCGACGTGGAGAAGCTGGCGACGGCGATCGACTGGCTGATCAACGAGCCCGAGACCGCCCGGAGGCTCGGCGAGGCCGGGCGGGACCGGGTCGCCCGGGGCGCCTCGTGGGACGACTGCTTCGAGACCATCCGCGATCGCCTGGGGGCCTTGACCGGGGCGAATCGGCGTGTCGATTCGGCGTCCTCGGGGAGTCCCGGCCCCCGGGCCGGGTCCGCAACTTCCCCCCGACCCGCCGCGTGA
- a CDS encoding transketolase, with the protein MSENVESLQQRAKAIRVDILRSTTEAGSGHPSSSMSAAEVVTALYFGGFMDYDPKNPHWPDRDRFILSKGHAAPVLYAAMAEAGYFPKEELMTLRKLGSPLEGHPNMVRLGGVEASTGSLGQGLSIGVGHALAARVDKKTYHTYVLTGDGELGQGQIWEAAASAAKYGLDNLTCIVDRNHFQQTGAAEEVLNMDPIDGKFTAFGWQTQVINGNDMHEVVTALKRAREVKGRPTCIVSLTHKGQGMLKLLEKLGDTNYHGKPVKPEDLDAAIAEVEAEAGV; encoded by the coding sequence GTGTCCGAGAACGTCGAATCGTTGCAGCAGCGGGCCAAGGCCATCCGGGTCGACATCCTCAGGAGCACGACCGAGGCCGGCTCGGGCCACCCGAGCAGCTCGATGTCCGCCGCCGAGGTGGTCACCGCGCTGTACTTCGGCGGCTTCATGGACTACGACCCGAAGAATCCGCACTGGCCCGACCGCGACCGCTTCATCCTCTCCAAGGGGCACGCCGCCCCGGTGCTCTACGCCGCGATGGCCGAGGCCGGGTACTTCCCCAAGGAGGAACTGATGACCCTCCGCAAGCTCGGCAGCCCGCTGGAGGGGCACCCGAACATGGTCCGCCTCGGCGGGGTCGAGGCGTCGACCGGCTCGCTCGGGCAGGGGCTCTCGATCGGCGTCGGCCACGCGCTGGCCGCCCGGGTCGACAAGAAGACGTACCACACCTACGTGCTGACCGGCGACGGCGAACTGGGACAGGGCCAGATCTGGGAGGCCGCCGCCTCGGCCGCCAAGTACGGCCTGGACAATCTGACCTGCATCGTCGACCGCAACCACTTCCAGCAGACCGGCGCCGCCGAGGAGGTCCTGAACATGGACCCGATCGACGGCAAGTTCACCGCCTTCGGCTGGCAGACCCAGGTCATCAACGGCAACGACATGCACGAGGTCGTCACCGCCCTGAAGCGGGCCCGGGAGGTCAAGGGCCGGCCGACCTGCATCGTCTCGCTGACGCACAAGGGCCAGGGGATGCTCAAGCTCCTGGAGAAGCTCGGCGACACGAACTACCACGGCAAGCCGGTCAAGCCCGAGGACCTCGACGCGGCCATCGCCGAGGTCGAGGCCGAGGCCGGCGTCTGA
- a CDS encoding transketolase family protein — MAGASSALQSKRPIGKATRDAFGRALEALGGDYPDVVVVDADVSNSTRTEWFGKKYPDRFFNIGIAESNLVGVAGGLASCGKTAVISSFAAFITCNAYDQLRMAVAYPGLNVKVVGSHAGVSIGEDGASQMGIEDVSLACSLPGFVVIVPADEASTRAATKALLDYKGPVYLRTGRPDVPKIYPDEPAPFTIGKANLLRDGSDVTIVANGLMVASALDAADELAGSGIEARVLDMHTVKPIDREALLAAARDTGAVVVAEEHLAHGGLGSAVAMAVAEQHAVPIRFVNIGDTFGESGTPEGLLEKYGLTAGRVVEAARQAVSAKKNG; from the coding sequence ATGGCGGGCGCTTCCTCCGCGTTGCAGTCCAAGAGGCCGATCGGCAAGGCGACCCGAGACGCGTTCGGCCGGGCCCTGGAGGCCCTCGGCGGCGACTATCCGGACGTGGTCGTCGTCGACGCCGACGTCTCCAACTCGACCCGGACCGAGTGGTTCGGCAAGAAGTACCCCGACCGGTTCTTCAACATCGGCATCGCCGAGAGCAATCTCGTCGGCGTCGCCGGGGGCCTCGCCTCCTGCGGCAAGACGGCGGTGATCTCCAGCTTCGCGGCCTTCATCACGTGCAACGCGTATGATCAGTTGCGGATGGCGGTGGCCTATCCGGGCCTGAACGTCAAGGTCGTCGGCAGCCACGCCGGCGTCTCGATCGGTGAGGACGGCGCCTCGCAGATGGGCATCGAGGACGTTTCCCTCGCCTGCTCGCTGCCCGGTTTCGTCGTCATCGTCCCGGCCGACGAGGCGTCGACCAGGGCGGCAACGAAGGCCCTGCTCGATTACAAGGGGCCGGTCTACCTCCGCACCGGCCGCCCCGACGTGCCGAAGATCTACCCGGACGAGCCCGCCCCCTTCACCATTGGCAAGGCGAACCTGCTGCGAGATGGCTCGGACGTGACGATCGTGGCCAACGGCCTGATGGTCGCCTCGGCCCTCGACGCGGCCGACGAGCTGGCCGGTTCCGGGATCGAGGCCCGGGTGCTGGACATGCACACGGTCAAGCCGATCGACCGCGAGGCCCTGCTCGCCGCCGCGCGGGACACCGGGGCGGTGGTGGTGGCCGAGGAGCACCTGGCGCACGGGGGCCTCGGCAGCGCGGTGGCGATGGCCGTCGCCGAGCAGCATGCCGTGCCGATTCGATTCGTCAACATCGGCGACACCTTCGGCGAGAGCGGCACTCCCGAGGGCCTGCTGGAGAAGTACGGCCTGACCGCGGGTCGGGTGGTCGAGGCGGCCCGGCAGGCGGTCTCCGCCAAGAAGAACGGCTGA
- a CDS encoding SirB1 family protein, with product MRITIPDSPEFARLVGGDDRADLTRIALEISQDADPELDPRAYLDRIAALAARVRPRVLEDAPVVEVIKQINWVLYVEEGFSGNEEDYYDPRNSYLSEVLDRRTGIPISLGVAYRAVAERLGLSLSGVNLPAHFVLRADREDGSPLFVDPFHDGALLDRDGCRRLVASRAGSGVELGEGHFRPCSTAEVVARMLGNLRAIHLEAGDGPAAAPVLRRLVALRPGEPGFRRDLGVILLGLERPSEAIEQLSAYLEQAEQPTDSPTIRALIRQARDRHRQGD from the coding sequence GTGCGAATCACGATCCCCGACAGCCCCGAGTTCGCCCGCCTGGTCGGCGGGGACGATCGCGCCGACCTGACCCGGATCGCCCTGGAGATCTCCCAGGACGCCGATCCCGAACTCGATCCCCGGGCCTACCTCGACCGTATCGCCGCGCTGGCCGCCCGGGTCCGGCCGAGAGTCCTCGAAGATGCCCCCGTGGTAGAGGTGATCAAGCAGATCAACTGGGTCCTCTATGTTGAGGAGGGATTCTCGGGGAATGAGGAGGATTACTACGACCCGAGGAACAGCTACCTGAGCGAGGTACTCGATCGCCGGACCGGGATCCCGATCAGCCTCGGGGTGGCCTATCGGGCGGTGGCCGAGCGGCTCGGCCTCTCGCTCTCGGGGGTGAACCTCCCGGCCCATTTCGTCCTCAGGGCCGACCGGGAGGATGGCTCCCCCCTCTTCGTCGACCCGTTCCACGACGGGGCGCTGCTGGACCGGGACGGGTGCCGACGCCTGGTGGCATCGCGGGCCGGATCGGGAGTCGAGTTGGGAGAGGGACACTTCCGGCCATGCTCGACGGCCGAGGTCGTGGCCCGGATGCTCGGGAACCTCCGGGCGATCCACCTCGAGGCCGGCGACGGACCCGCCGCGGCGCCGGTCCTGCGTCGTCTCGTCGCCCTCCGTCCGGGTGAGCCGGGGTTTCGCCGGGACCTCGGCGTGATCCTCCTGGGACTGGAACGGCCCTCGGAGGCGATCGAGCAGCTCTCGGCCTACCTGGAACAGGCCGAGCAACCGACCGACTCCCCGACGATCCGCGCACTGATCCGGCAGGCCAGGGACCGGCATCGGCAGGGCGACTGA
- a CDS encoding glycosyltransferase family 2 protein: MSRPTLSVVIPTHDGKALLAPCLASLRRHRPGGIDLDVIVVDDASADGSAEWVEAHHPEARVLRLGRNGGFCAAANAGVAASRGEFIQLLNNDAEVCDGWAEAGLAPFRAPRVGSVAPLVLVRSDPTRVDSAGDCYAFFGWPGKRGHGQPAGRWADRPDEEVFGASASSAFYRAEAIRRAGAFDPSYGSYYEDVDLAFRLRWAGYTCVFSSGSRILHDVSATYDHGRPELHRRMSRNAEVLFWSNLPVGWLAAALVPHLAFLGIQLAWKASKGRAMPFLMGKFDAIGSLHRSLALRSHRRELARSAASPPAFRMGVAPIRAAVDHVSGPIRAAGACAEA; this comes from the coding sequence GTGAGCCGACCGACGCTCTCGGTCGTGATACCCACTCATGACGGCAAAGCCCTGCTCGCCCCCTGCCTGGCGAGCCTCCGCAGGCACCGACCGGGCGGGATCGACCTCGACGTGATCGTCGTCGACGACGCCTCCGCCGACGGCTCGGCCGAGTGGGTCGAGGCCCACCACCCCGAGGCCCGGGTCCTCCGCCTGGGGCGCAACGGGGGCTTCTGCGCCGCGGCAAATGCCGGGGTGGCCGCCTCGAGGGGGGAGTTCATCCAGCTCCTGAACAACGACGCCGAGGTCTGCGACGGCTGGGCCGAGGCCGGGCTGGCCCCCTTCCGAGCTCCGAGGGTCGGGTCGGTCGCCCCGCTCGTGCTCGTCCGATCCGACCCGACCCGGGTCGACTCGGCCGGCGACTGTTACGCGTTCTTCGGCTGGCCCGGCAAGCGGGGGCACGGGCAGCCGGCCGGGCGTTGGGCCGATCGCCCCGACGAGGAGGTCTTCGGCGCCAGCGCCTCCAGCGCCTTCTACCGGGCCGAGGCGATCCGCCGGGCCGGCGCCTTCGACCCCTCCTACGGTTCGTATTACGAGGACGTGGACCTCGCCTTCCGGCTCCGATGGGCCGGCTATACCTGCGTCTTCTCCTCGGGGAGCCGGATCCTGCACGACGTCTCGGCGACCTACGACCACGGCCGACCCGAATTGCACCGCCGGATGTCGAGGAACGCCGAGGTCCTGTTCTGGTCGAACCTGCCGGTTGGCTGGCTGGCGGCGGCCCTGGTGCCGCACCTGGCATTCCTCGGGATCCAGCTCGCCTGGAAGGCGTCGAAGGGGCGGGCGATGCCGTTCCTCATGGGCAAATTCGACGCGATCGGCTCCTTGCACCGATCCTTGGCCCTTCGATCGCATCGGCGGGAGCTGGCCCGATCGGCGGCCTCACCGCCGGCCTTCCGGATGGGGGTGGCCCCGATCCGGGCGGCGGTCGATCACGTCTCGGGCCCGATCCGGGCGGCCGGGGCCTGCGCCGAGGCGTGA